The Carcharodon carcharias isolate sCarCar2 chromosome 34, sCarCar2.pri, whole genome shotgun sequence genome includes the window tagccagaatgccctcagttccttcatctagatcattaatgtataaagtgaaaagttgtggtcccaacagtgacccctgcggaactccactagtcactggccgccatcctgagaaggacccccttatccccactctctgcctcctgccagacagccaatcttctatccatgctagtaccttgcctctaacaccatgggctcttatcttactgagcagcctcctgtgtggcaccttgtcaaaggccttctggaagtccaagtagataacatccattggctatcctttgtctaacctactcgttacctcctcaaagaattctaacagatttgtcaggaatgacctccccttgatgaaaccatgctgactttgccatgcacttccaagtattctgaaatctcttccttaataatggactctaaaatcttaccaacgaccgaggtcaggctaattggcctgtaatttcctgtcgtTTGCCTCAGtctcttcttaaacagggagattagcgattttccagtcctctgggaccctccctgatttgagtgattcctgaaagatcaccactaacacctccactatctccttcagaactctggggtgtaatccatctggtccaggtgatttatccaccttcagacctttcagttttcctagcaccttctccttggtaatggccaccatactcacctctgcccccctgactctcttgaactttgggtaagttactcgtgtcttccactgtgaagactgacacaaagtacctattcagttcctccgccatttctttgttccccactactacttctccagcatcattttccagcggcccaatgtccacttttgcttctctcttaccctttatatatctaaaaaaaaaactcttgcaatctccttttatattcctggctagtttaccctcatatttaatcttctccctccttatttcttttttagttgtcctctgttggtctttgtaggcttcccaaacccctggtttcccactgctttttgccgcattgtatgctttctctttagcttttatgctgtccctcacttcccttgtcagccatggttgtgtcgtcctccctttagtatgcttcttcttcctagggatgaatttttgctttgtctcccaaattactcccagttactttcctcttaagataaccccttcatcacaggaatcagtcaagtgaaccttctctgaactgaaaTTTGATTTGAAAATTGATTCTTTTGCCACTGACTCTGCAACCAAAAGAGAGAgtccttttattcattcactctaCAAAAACCATCACATCTTTTAAGTTATAGCTTTCCATTAAGTTGTAGTTTTCCCTGTATCTCGGTACTCATTATGGTTGAGCAAGTGCCTTTTCTTAGCTGAGGGTAGATTAGTGTTGAATTGTGGAGAAATCTTAATTTCCTGGCTGAAAATGAATGTGTAATGAGTGCTCTGGAGGGTGCGAGTCATCAAATTGTTGAGAAAATGATTTTAAAGATTAGCACCATAGACGAATTGTTTATCAGGAGAAGCCCCCATGTTTTTTTTGAGTCTCACAAAAgcaattttttgttttgattGAGGTTTCCATCGAATGACAAGGAAAGACTCGCACAATGGCTTTCCAatatgaaaagagagaaatgggttCCATCTCAGTACCAGTACATCTGCAGTGAGCATTTTACTCCTGACAGCTTTGAATGGAGGTGGGGGACACGATATTTGAAGGCAGATGCTGTACCTACAATTTTTTCTTTTCCGGAGCAGCCTACGGTACGTTTGCTCTCAATAGGTTTGGATATTCCTCCGTGTGTGTTTTTTCCCAATCTCTGGAAGAGTGCTAGATACCGTCCTGAAATTGCTTCATGAGGACTACACCAGGAAGTAAAGCTCCAGTGTCTTGAAGAGATGGGAATGAAGCAAAATCTTAGTGTACTCTGGCCAGAGTAGCTGAGTGGTCCAGGCCCAAGAGGCCTAGTCTAATAATCCAGATAATTTGTGTTAAAAACCCACAGTGGAAATTTCAGAATTTGAAATCCACTTTGttttaaaattctggaaataaaaaAATCTGCCACTgacaaaagtgaccatgaaactgttttgccttaaaaacccaactggttcaccaatTTCCTTTCAGAAAGGacatctttacccagagtctAGTCTGTATGTGACTCCGGGCCctcaccaatgtggttgaccttTATCTGCTCTCCAACCTAACATGTCTCGGTTTAGGGGGTGAGCAGTGAATCATTGCTATGCCAGCGATATCcctgtcctgtgaatgaattaaaaaaagagattTGGAGCACAACCACTAAATGAAGCGAACAACCTAAATAGTTCTGAGGAATTTATATATTAAACTGGAAGAGCTCTAAATTTGGGTATTTGTCTGTTTCGGATAAGGGCGATGAAGGGATGACTTTAGCCTTTTCACTAAAGGATTTCTGCACTGGGCAAATACTTTTTGATAACAATGAAGCATCCAGGACACCAAAgttagggaaaatgttggatACTACATTCTCGCTCTGCTTTGACCTAACAAGTTAATTAACCCAATGTCAGGAGACTGCCTCCTGGTGCATCAGGATTTCCTTTATTTGTTCACGGGTtgtgggcatttctggctaggtcagcatttgttgtccaaccctaactgcccttgggtGCTGTTCATATTTCCTAAACTAGCCATCCTTTTGGCTTCCCCGATTATTCATGACTTACCTTTATATGGAACatatcccagagttctgaagtaAGGTGACATGTGGAGCCATAAATAATGGGATGGGATAAATGAATGAATTGCTGTTTGAGTTACATGCATACTGTGTTCTGTACATGTAGGTTGAGTTTAACCTAGCTCCTTTCATGTTGGACTCTTTTAGCTAAGGGAGGGGTGATTTTCATCTCTTTTTAAGGTGCATGCAAAACTTATACGAAAGCTCTGTGAGCTAGCTTACTACCCCAAGTCGGTAGAATACAAGTCTGGGTTGTCATGCTGAAGCTTTGTATTGACTGGAAAGGCTTCAACCTAGTAGTACATTCAGttctgctccctgaggcacagggaaaTGCCCAAAGGCCTGGATGTGATGCAGAGAGTAACCTGAATCCCTACTGGTGACCGAGTTGTCAGGAAAGATTAGAAAAACTTGGAGACTCTTCAACCTCGAAAGGAAGCACAGGAGAGGGAAATTTGTATGTGGTATTTTATGAAATCGAATTTCAAGTTAAACCACCATTGTAGTACACTATAAGAAAGCATAAGTATAAATGATAAATGCCACTAGTAGTTCGGGCTTGACGGTGGGAATGGTGAAGCAAGCAGTGATTAGGACCTCAAGTGATTTTCTGAGTTAGGgcaagggagacaaaaaaaagggAATCGTTCAAGATGGTTGAATGTGATGTGGGAAGGTGGTTCAGATTGAggtggatgggctgaatgtctcCCACATCTAGATTTTGTTTCTCCCTATCAGATgtgactcagtgggtaacactctcatCTCGCAGTCAGAGGTtgtacttcaaaaagtacttcattggcagtaaagtgATTTGTCAAGTCCTGAGAtgtcaaaggtgctatagaaatgcaagccttgATTTCCCTTAAAAGTTGCTTTATGGGCTGCTGTACATAAAGATTTGGCATAATTCCTTGCTTTAATTGCACATTCTGGTTTAATTTACATTATTAGCCATGAGGAATGAGCATTTTCTTCCCTTTGGTGTCCAGAGATGCAGGAGACAACCCATTTCTTCCACCCTTTTTTCCATCCAACGgattgtgctctgtgttgcttcCATAAAGACGTTGCTTTTAAATGGACAGGTCATTAGCCGACCCACAAGGAGAAGTGACTAATTCAGTCCCATCAGACCTGAGTGCTCAGCTGAATGTCAGTCTAGTATTCAGAGACTGAAGCCCTGGCCTGCATTCACCTGGGACTGTCTGAAATGGAGGTTAAATCTGTAGCCTTCAGGCTCGGTGGGAATGGCTCCAATCGGCCAAGGCCCCCTCTTCCAGAAAATAGTATTCACTTTGAAAAAGTATTTCCCTCGCTTGATGAAGCAATTGACTTGCACAGTATTACATGTTTGttttgttaattgtatattaatggAGTGTTTAGTTGTATTCAGTCTGTAGGCATTAATTGGGAATTCACTTGTGCTCCGGTGTATATGGaagcagactgaaactgtggtttATGGGTTTGATGGTGCATGTTTATGTTGTGTGTCTCTGTAAATTAAAGCTTAGAAGTATGTAAAGATTATGGGTCATTTAGCTCAGTTGAGTAGATGGCTGGAGTGTGATGTATAGAATAACACCAACTGCGAGTTCAATCCCTGTACCGGCTGAGGTCTTTAGACCAGCTTTAGGCGTGCCTCCTTGCCTTGTCCCATAGTGATATCATGACAGGAATCCTTGGGCAATGAGGACTCAACatagagagcgagaaagaaaaaGCGTGTTTCATGTTTGTACAGTGTAGTAGAATTCTATGAAGTTGAATAAATTGAGATTGGATCATTTGGCTTGTAGCAGTCACTTGATACAAACAGAATGTATATTCTTGTAGAAAAggttaaaacagaaaatactagatACAGTGAGCAAGACAGTTTCTTCAGACAGGTTCTGATGAATGGGAAGtgagctgaaacattaactccttttttctccacagatgctgcctggtttgcatagttttttccagcattttatctcTCTATTTCAGATATCTAGTACTCCTAGTACTTCACTTCTGCAAGTCTAACTGTTCTGctttcttccactctgctgttctGAACTCCTACATTGCCTAGGTTATTGAACAGCCACTTGTGCatttgctaaaaacaaaaaaactgcggctgctggaaatccaaaacaaaaaataaaagttacctggaaaaactcagcaggtctggcagcatcggtggagaagagtacagttgacgtttcgagtcctcatgatccttcgacagaactaagtaaaaataggagaggggtgaaatataagctggtttgtggGGGGGCGCGTGGTTGGTTGTTGGGAcaggcaagcagtgatagaaggagataaccaaaaggtgtcacagacaaaagaacaaagaggtgttgaagatggtgatattatctaaaagaatgtgctaattaagattggatagcaggccaagcaaggtacagatagctctagtgggggtggggtgaaataagactaaaagggcataaaaggtatagataaatgatcggtggaatacattaaaaataatggaaatagttgggaaaagaaaaatctatataaattatcggAAGAgtcaaggaggagggggaagaaacagaaagggggtggggatggaggagggagtttaaaatctaaaattgttgaactcaatattcagtccagaaggctgtaaagtgcctagttggaagatgaggtgctgttcctccagtttgcgttgggcttcactggaacaatgcagcaagccaaggacagacatgtgggcaagagagcagggtggagtgttaaaatggcaagcgacagggaggtctgggtgatgcttggggacagactgaaggtgttctgcaaagtggtcacccagtccgcgtttggtctctccaatgtagaggaaaccacattgggagcaacgaatgcagtagactaagttgggggaaatgcaagtgaaatgctgcttcacttgcaaggagtgtttgggcccttggatggtgaggagagaggaagtgaaggggcaggtgttgcatatcttgcgtttgcatggggaagtgctgtaggagggggttgaggagtagggggcgatggaggagtggaccagggtgtcacagagggaacgatccctacggaatgccgccgggggcgtgaagggaagatgtgtttggtggtggcatcatgctggagttggcggaaatggcggaggatgatcctttgaatgcggaggctggtggggtgataagtgaggacaaggggggccctatcatgtttctgggagaggggagaaggcgtgagggcggatgcgcgggagatgggatggacatggttgaggcccctgtcaactaccgtgggtggaaaaaacctcggttgaggaagaaggaggacatgtcagaggaactgtttttaaaggtagcctcatcagaacagatgcgatggaggtgaaggaacagagaatgggaaggagtccttacaggaagcggggtgtgaggagctgtagtcgaggtagctgtgggagtcggtaggcttgtaatggatattggtggacagtctatcaccagaaattgagacagagaggtcaaggaagggaagggaagtgtcagagatggatcatgtgaaaatgatggaggggtggagattggaagcaaaattaatacattttttcaggtcccgacaagagcatgaagcagcaccgaagtaatcattgatgtaccggagaaagagttgtggaagggggccggagtaggactggaacaaggaatgttccacataccccataaagagacaggcatagctggggcccatgcgggtatatttcacccctctcctatttttacttagttctgttgaagggtcatgaggactcgaaacatcaactgtactcttctccgccgatgctgccagacctgctgagtttttccaggtaatttttattttttgttgtgCATTTGCTGTCAGCTGTCTGCTGATAGGAGGGAGACTTTATTCTACAGGTGATGGGGAAAGGAACTGACAATgagtgaaaaagaaagacttgcatttctatggcgcctttcacgaccacaggatcctccaaagcactttacaaccaatgaaatatctTTGCACTGTAGTCAGTGCTGCAATGTGGAgaacacagtagccaatttgcacacagcaagctcccacaaacagcaaggtgataataaccagattatctgttttagtgatgttgattgagggatgaatattaatAATTCCCCTTTTCTTTGAGGAAAAAAGACTCTTCCAGTCCTGAACTGTCAGCTTAGCTTGCTTCACTCAGGTCCTGTAGGAGGatctgaactcacaaccttctgactcagaggcaagagtacaACCCACTGAATCGCTGCTGACACTTGCATCAACAATGTGTCTTTGGTTGTTGCTAGATGTTTTGTAAAGCGTGGTAATCAGAGAGTGGCAGTTCGTTTTAAGTCAGTCTAACTTGATAACCATCTCAAAGCAAATGTTTAGATTTTATTACTGTTACAGTGTTATTTTTGGGATTAATCTGACCTACCCTCAATCTGTGATATCTGATCAAACCCCTAACATAAATGCTCCATTTGGTTGTGTTATTTAGGGAAAACCATTTTTCTTGATGTATTCCTTGGTACCAAACACAGGATTGATACGGTGTAATTTACACAACCTCTAGTTAATGATTATTCCCAAACTGTTCTATCAATTGCCTGGCAGAGATGCAAGAACAATTAAGTCTGACTATATTCGGTGCTGAATAGTTTCCATTCACTAGTCTGATTTGCCATATAGTCCACAAAACAAAATGGATAGGGCAGTAGTGAAAGAGTGTTTGAACTGTAGTTGCAATGACTAAATGATAAAGAGCAATCTCTGCAAACAGTTGCGATCAATGGGAAAGTTTAGGTCACAGAACAACGATACTCATTGAACTTGTGGATAGAGGAGGATCAATATGTCTGAATGTTCAGAAGACATTTGGTGAGGACATATACAGGAAGTTACTGTCTAATACTGAAAGTTGTGCTATTGGAGGGAGCCTTTTTGTGTGGATAGTTGTATCTCTAGAGCTGCTTTAATATTGGATTTCGTGGCATGCCAGTGCTACTGGCTCCCAGTGCACAGGCCTCAACAGCTGTAAATAGTCTCAGCTGGAAGAAAGCCTGCTAGATTTGCTAACCAGTCTTTGAgagcataggagcaggagtaattgAGACATTTAATCCCTGacgcctgttccatcattcagcaaggtgatggctgatctgtacctcccTCCATTTGTTTGCTGCAAATCTCTTGGTACTCATGTTTGAAGCTATAGTTTTAAAAAGTCTTTTAAATTTCCAAATTATTGCTCCTTCTCTTGAAGACACTGTCATTCACCAGATTAAAGTTACTGGCAGCTTGGTTCAGTTGTAGTACTTTTACCTCTTGAGTTGGAAGCCCCAGTATAGGACTTGGGCACATAATCTAGATTGACAATTTACTGAACTATCAAGGAAATGCTGCATTGTAGGAAGTACCATCTTTGGGCAGTAAACGATTTGAAGAATAACAAGGAAGTTCCCTTGGTATCCTGACTACCACTTAGCCTTCAACaaacacccccccaaaaaaaccaaTCAGCTTGTCATTCAGCTTCATCTCATTGGTATTAGTGGGACACTTCTGTGCAGACTGGCTGTCCACATAACAGTGACTTCACTTTAAAGTAACTCATTGACTGTGACATGCTTGGGACATAAAAGCTAGTAGAAATGGAAGTACAGTCGTATCTACTTGTCATCTTGCCTAGTTGACCATCCTTCATGTGTGAGCCATGAAGATGAATGTTAGAAATTATTACACTGTAAAGGGCATTGCAGTTGGGCCTGGTTCCAATCTCGCAGATATGCACACACAAGGACTTTCCAGAAACACTGCTTGAATTAATTTTCTAATTGATAAATCAAACTAAAGAACCaagacatatgaacatatgaattaggagcaggagtcggccactcagcccgtcgagcctgctctgccattcaataagatcatggctgatctgattgcaacctcaactccatatttcTGCCTACCCTCAATGACCTTCCacctcccttgcttatcaagaatctatctacctttgccttaaaaatattcaaagactctcttcctcaaaagcagtggaagcagagttccaaagacactcagccCTTGGAGAAaagatttcttctcatctctgtcctaaataggagattgttttttttttaaatagtgacccctagtgctagattctcctgcaagaggaagcaccctctccacatccaccctgtcaagacccctcagtatcttaaatgtttcaatcaagtcgcctcttactcttctaaaccccagtggttacaagcctaacttgtccaacctttcctcataaggcaacttgCCCAATCCagttattagtttagtaaaccttctctgaactgcttccaatgcatttacatccttctttaaataaggagaccaagacatacaaacatatgaatcaggagcaggagtaggccagtcagcccttcgaacctgctccacaaGCTACACAATAGTTTATaaatggtctcactagtgccctgtacaactgacaCACAACCTCcatactcttgtactcaattcctcttgcaataaattataacattcttattagctttcctaattacttgctgtatctacatactagccttttgcaactcatgcacaaggacccctcGATCCCTCTGCTTCTTGGAGCTCTCACCATTTCGACAAtaggcttttttatttttcctgccaaaatgaacaatttcacacttgcccacattacaattcatttgccaggtctttgtcactcacttaacctatctatatccctttaaaGCTTcctgtgtcctcttcacatcttactaccCTACCTATCTTTACGTCATCAGCAAATtgagcaaccataccttcaatctcttcatccaagttgtttatataaatggtaaaaagttgaggcccccagcactgatccctgtgacacaccacttgttacatcttgccaaccagaaaaagacccatttatgcctactctctgtttcctgttagccagccaatcttctatcaatgagctttcattttttgcaataacctttgatgtggcacgttatcaaatgccttctggaaaagaCCCTGTAGTGCAGGGTGCCATGTGGTTGAGAAGAGAAAAGGGGATCGAGTATCTCAGCCAGAAGCAGAAACTCTAGCTGGTCTACTCGTCCACTCTGCTCCCTAGCTCAAAGAGTTGAGGCCAAATGTAGCAATGCAGTTGTTGCCCTGGTTGAGGTTAGCTAACTCGGGGCAGGTCAACAATCAAACCTTTTCTAGCCCATGTAGGTGCTTATTCTATCAGGGGTGACCTATATTGAGTAGGCAATAAGAGCAGCTTTTGTGATGTATAGATCTAAATTAGGGAACTTTTAAATGTGCAATTCCCAACGAATTTGATTAGTTTGAACAGTTTCTTTATCAGACCAACAATGGACAATCAGCTAATAATGTCAGCTTAGAAAGAGTCCTGTGCATGTTTACTGTAGGTATATACCTATTAAAAATGTTTCTATATCAATTGTATTGCCCATAAATGAATTATTGAAatttctaatttaaaaaaaaaatctttctgtaGAAAAGGAAAGTTCTTGCTCGATCAAATGGGAATAAACGGCAAAAAAAGAGGTTCGAAACTCAAAGCAACGAAGAAGAAACGACGCCACAAATGCAAACTGTTCCAGTTCTGTCACCTGCATTGAGTGAACCAAATGCATTTGCAATGTTAGTCATGTCAACAGAATCAACTCTGTCATCACAGACAACTCTATCAGCTTCAGTGACTGAACTGGATAAGGTAGCTATGTCTTCTGTCAGTGCCTGTGTTGAATCGATGTCTGAAGCAATTATACCATCTGCTGAATCTTTACCGAATGCGGCAGTGAATTCCTTTGGGTTGCTACAGATGGACAAAGGCAAATCCCCTGAATCTGTATTAACGGAGCCATCAGTGTTGCCTTTTGAAAATGTTGCAGCTATTGAAACTGTTCCACTCACACCAGCATTGGCATCTGTTGAAACTGTAGAAACTTCTGCAATTTTGCCATCAGTTGAAACTTTACAGCTTCTGCCAGCACAGATTTGCGAGGAACCAGAACCAACATTAACATTTATAGAAATTGTGCTACCGGCAACGCAAGATATTGAAAACCTGACATCTTTCCAGCCAGAGCCTCCAACGCCAGTCCCTTCTCCAAAGACGTCcatttttgaggatataactgcTTTAACTGTCGTATCAACTTATCAAACATTATCACTTACCAATGTGTCTTCTCAGACATCACCCATATTACTGACTGCAGCATCTGAACCTTTGAAAAGAGTGTCTGGCTTTGAAACGCTACTGTCGTTGCCCTCTGCCCTCCTCGTACCAATTATGTCAACTCTACCAATCATGCAAAGCCATGCAGTTAAGCCCCCTGGGCCAGTTATTGCAGCTGTCGAAACAGTTACGCCCGCGCTACCCGATCTACCGGAAGTACAAGGTGAACATTCATACTACAAAAGTGACCTTACCACCGAACAACTTGAAGGGATCATTACCAACCTGCAAAAAAAGGTGAAAGTTATACAGCAACGTGAGAGGAGGAACTCAGCCCGGCTGAAAGCCATGGAAAATCTTGTGGACCAACTGAAAAAGGAAAATGTTCTTTCCGAGGAGAAGCTGAAGATAATGGAGATGGTAGGTAAAGGAGTTCAATCTAGGATTTATTTTTTGAGAAACCTAGGTGGCTACCTGCAGTGTGGAAACTGCCAAGGTTGGTAAAAGTAAGCAAGAACTTGAATAAATCAGTATTTGCGATAATGTACAAGAGACTGGCTACCTTGGCCAGCCTCCCACCTTCCACTCTACGCAAACACCCGCTCACTCAAATCTTTGCCGCTTGTATCCGAACTTGCACCACGTCCCATTTGCCCATCACTCCTGTACCCACTGACTTACGTTGGCTCCCATCACAGCAGTGTCTCAAACTTAAAATTCATGAGTCctaagcaccccccccccccccccccccgaccccacaacCTCGCTTCTCCCTTTCTtggtaaccacctccagccccaaatCCCTCAAACTTCTCTGCATTCCTATAATTCTGGCCTCTAGCACATCCACAATTTCCATtgtcccaccattggtggccatagcTTCAGCTTTTCAGGCACTAAGTTCTGGAATCCTCTCCTTAAATTTCTACACGATCTCTCCTCTAAGACGCTGCTTAAAGCCAAGCTCTTTGACGAAGCTTTTGGCCatgtgtcctaatatctccttacatggcttggtgtcatgttttgtttggcaatgctcctgtgaagtgccttgaagatgtttcctatgttaaaggtgctatataaaatctCAAATAAACAGAGAAAATGGTAGCAACACTGagtaggtcaggcagtatctgtggaaagagaaataatTAATAATTCAGGTTGATGATTGATGATATATAGATGTAACAT containing:
- the LOC121272499 gene encoding THAP domain-containing protein 5-like isoform X1 — protein: MPKNCTVTDCSRHAGQLAADNRRISFYKFPSNDKERLAQWLSNMKREKWVPSQYQYICSEHFTPDSFEWRWGTRYLKADAVPTIFSFPEQPTKRKVLARSNGNKRQKKRFETQSNEEETTPQMQTVPVLSPALSEPNAFAMLVMSTESTLSSQTTLSASVTELDKVAMSSVSACVESMSEAIIPSAESLPNAAVNSFGLLQMDKGKSPESVLTEPSVLPFENVAAIETVPLTPALASVETVETSAILPSVETLQLLPAQICEEPEPTLTFIEIVLPATQDIENLTSFQPEPPTPVPSPKTSIFEDITALTVVSTYQTLSLTNVSSQTSPILLTAASEPLKRVSGFETLLSLPSALLVPIMSTLPIMQSHAVKPPGPVIAAVETVTPALPDLPEVQGEHSYYKSDLTTEQLEGIITNLQKKVKVIQQRERRNSARLKAMENLVDQLKKENVLSEEKLKIMEMTYSQNNAQVINPSSTLTVVCEDNGTIIYALQQSPNEDGDAL
- the LOC121272499 gene encoding uncharacterized protein LOC121272499 isoform X3 — protein: MLGRSGSACGGRSGDNFSLQKRKVLARSNGNKRQKKRFETQSNEEETTPQMQTVPVLSPALSEPNAFAMLVMSTESTLSSQTTLSASVTELDKVAMSSVSACVESMSEAIIPSAESLPNAAVNSFGLLQMDKGKSPESVLTEPSVLPFENVAAIETVPLTPALASVETVETSAILPSVETLQLLPAQICEEPEPTLTFIEIVLPATQDIENLTSFQPEPPTPVPSPKTSIFEDITALTVVSTYQTLSLTNVSSQTSPILLTAASEPLKRVSGFETLLSLPSALLVPIMSTLPIMQSHAVKPPGPVIAAVETVTPALPDLPEVQGEHSYYKSDLTTEQLEGIITNLQKKVKVIQQRERRNSARLKAMENLVDQLKKENVLSEEKLKIMEMTYSQNNAQVINPSSTLTVVCEDNGTIIYALQQSPNEDGDAL
- the LOC121272499 gene encoding THAP domain-containing protein 5-like isoform X2, whose translation is MPKNCTVTDCSRHAGQLAADNRRISFYKFPSNDKERLAQWLSNMKREKWVPSQYQYICSEHFTPDSFEWRWGTRYLKADAVPTIFSFPEQPTKRKVLARSNGNKRQKKRFETQSNEEETTPQMQTVPVLSPALSEPNAFAMLVMSTESTLSSQTTLSASVTELDKVAMSSVSACVESMSEAIIPSAESLPNAAVNSFGLLQMDKGKSPESVLTEPSVLPFENVAAIETVPLTPALASVETVETSAILPSVETLQLLPAQICEEPEPTLTFIEIVLPATQDIENLTSFQPEPPTPVPSPKTSIFEDITALTVVSTYQTLSLTNVSSQTSPILLTAASEPLKRVSGFETLLSLPSALLVPIMSTLPIMQSHAVKPPGPVIAAVETVTPALPDLPEVQGEHSYYKSDLTTEQLEGIITNLQKKVKVIQQRERRNSARLKAMENLVDQLKKENVLSEEKLKIMEMVGAGGTLNHHIRMSEIRFQPMHSIGSRLSQSLSFIQR